One part of the Ziziphus jujuba cultivar Dongzao chromosome 2, ASM3175591v1 genome encodes these proteins:
- the LOC107417689 gene encoding calcium-binding protein CML38 — protein sequence MSSYKQLERVFCFFDEDGDGKVSPMELKNRLSLMGGELLLKEVEAAVESLDSDGDGSLGLDDLVHLLEAGEEEEKMKDLREAFGLYDIEGCGCITPKSLKRMLSNLGESRSVDECRGMIKQFDLNGDGLLCFEEFRVMMQ from the coding sequence ATGAGCAGCTACAAACAATTAGAGCGGGTTTTCTGCTTCTTCGATGAAGATGGAGATGGAAAAGTTTCACCCATGGAGCTCAAGAATAGATTGAGCTTGATGGGTGGAGAGCTACTGCTAAAAGAGGTGGAAGCTGCCGTGGAATCACTGGATTCAGATGGAGATGGGTCATTGGGTTTGGATGATCTTGTTCATCTATTGGAAGCaggagaagaggaagagaaaatgaAGGACTTGAGAGAGGCTTTTGGGTTGTATGATATTGAAGGTTGTGGTTGTATTACTCCCAAAAGCTTGAAGAGGATGCTAAGCAACTTGGGTGAATCAAGATCAGTTGATGAATGCAGAGGAATGATCAAACAGTTTGATTTGAATGGGGATGGTTTGCTTTGCTTCGAAGAATTCAGAGTCATGATGCAGTag
- the LOC132800431 gene encoding ribonuclease J-like, with translation MVLMNVCVILHHLRTPKSKVLRKRPGRTEGVWKSMEDSVKRKMEPFYEGSDGPPLRVLPIELGEIAMNCILVGSYDHYILIDAGVMFPDYDELGVQQILPDTTFIRR, from the exons ATGGTATTAATGAATGTTTGTGTTATTTTGCATCATTTACGTACTCCTAAATCTAAAGTACTACGCAAAAGACCAGGAAGGACAGAAGGGGTTTGGAAAAGTATGGAAGATTCTGTCAAACGAAAGATGGAGCCATTTTATGAAGGTTCTGATGGCCCACCACTTCGCGTTCTACCAATTGAACTGGGTGAAATCGCGATGAATTGCATACTGGTTGGGAGTTATGATCACTATATTCTGATTGATGCTGGTGTAATGTTTCCAGA CTACGATGAGCTTGGAGTCCAACAAATTTTACCTGATACCACATTTATTAGAAGATAG